From a single Haloarcula sp. DT43 genomic region:
- a CDS encoding DUF7847 domain-containing protein, with protein MALQIGRAFQDGIDEFLSERGAVFAGAFIVLGLANGIIWASLSQGLLDMLLEMLPPSAQVNQAAMGSNTAVSLDIPVAVAAVSALALFIISEALNIVTIRAFASDANDPIPDNIGRRLGKTVAIGIAAGILTGVAVIIGFVFLIIPGLVLAFLFFFVRQEIALNDSGVLESISNSIGLVTDNLLATFVIAVVLAVLGLVLGSAFGFLPISLPPMVLTTVSTILSSLVGVFSIAVTTVAYLQATESDHDVTHGTESVGGL; from the coding sequence ATGGCCCTCCAAATCGGCCGTGCCTTCCAAGACGGTATCGACGAGTTTCTCAGTGAACGCGGTGCGGTGTTTGCTGGCGCATTCATTGTCCTCGGATTGGCCAACGGCATCATCTGGGCATCGCTGTCCCAAGGTCTGCTTGACATGTTGCTGGAAATGCTGCCACCCAGTGCACAGGTCAATCAGGCGGCGATGGGCAGTAATACGGCGGTATCCCTCGATATCCCGGTTGCCGTGGCCGCCGTCAGTGCGCTCGCGCTGTTTATCATTAGCGAGGCGCTGAACATTGTCACGATTCGTGCCTTTGCCAGTGATGCCAACGACCCGATTCCCGACAATATCGGTCGGCGGCTGGGCAAGACCGTTGCAATCGGGATCGCCGCTGGTATCCTCACTGGCGTCGCAGTAATCATCGGATTCGTTTTCCTCATCATTCCTGGACTTGTCCTGGCGTTTCTGTTCTTCTTCGTCCGGCAGGAGATCGCGCTGAACGACAGCGGTGTTCTCGAGTCCATCAGCAACAGCATCGGTCTCGTCACCGACAACCTCCTCGCCACGTTCGTTATCGCTGTCGTGCTCGCGGTGCTCGGACTCGTTCTCGGAAGTGCCTTTGGCTTCCTCCCGATCTCGTTGCCGCCCATGGTTTTGACGACAGTCTCGACGATACTCTCTAGCCTCGTCGGCGTGTTCTCGATTGCTGTGACGACTGTCGCATATCTCCAGGCGACCGAGTCTGACCACGATGTCACCCACGGGACTGAGTCCGTCGGTGGGCTCTGA
- a CDS encoding DUF5815 family protein: protein MAEPRVPGGRESELELPCGDRVDTHDLHLGMREFVCDCGKTHAVVLDPHPLARFVPEFLTEVLHATIETNDDYEEFTTVHLMGVVMEEFPEKVVAADTSEDGSVGFSLAWVSDFDSRRLHEIVVELLVELMEHAISHAEDDDVMAEFEEQMLQFDVDAFVEQYRDERDFDGRSDTAI, encoded by the coding sequence ATGGCTGAACCGCGCGTGCCCGGCGGGCGCGAGTCCGAACTCGAACTGCCCTGTGGCGACCGCGTCGACACGCACGACCTCCATCTGGGGATGCGGGAGTTCGTCTGTGACTGCGGGAAGACCCACGCCGTCGTCCTCGACCCGCACCCGCTGGCACGCTTCGTCCCGGAGTTTCTCACCGAGGTGCTGCACGCGACCATCGAGACCAACGACGACTACGAGGAGTTCACCACCGTCCACCTGATGGGCGTCGTGATGGAGGAGTTCCCCGAAAAGGTCGTCGCCGCCGACACCAGCGAGGACGGGTCCGTCGGGTTCTCGCTGGCGTGGGTGAGCGACTTCGACTCCCGCCGGCTGCACGAAATCGTCGTCGAACTGCTGGTGGAACTGATGGAACACGCGATCAGCCACGCCGAGGACGACGACGTGATGGCGGAGTTCGAGGAGCAGATGCTCCAGTTCGACGTCGACGCGTTCGTCGAGCAGTACCGCGATGAGCGGGACTTCGACGGGCGGTCGGACACCGCCATCTGA
- the carB gene encoding carbamoyl-phosphate synthase large subunit: MTADEDRTILLIGSGPIKIGQAAEFDYSGAQACRALQEEGARVVLVNSNPATIMTDPEMADKVYLEPINTEAISEIIRKEDPDGVIAGLGGQTGLNVTAELAEEGVLDEFDVDVMGTPLDTIYATEDRDLFKQRMEDIGEPVPRSTTITLDEGESVTDLDEESLVDRVEAAVDEVGGLPVIARTTYTLGGSGSGVVDEMDELIERVRKGLRLSRNNEVLITESISGWVELEYEVMRDADDSCIIICNMENIDPMGIHTGESTVVTPSQVIPDEGHQEMRDSALKVIRDLGIQGGCNIQFAWHDDGTPGGEYRVVEVNPRVSRSSALASKATGYPIARVTAKVALGKRLHEIENEITGETTAAFEPAIDYVVTKVPRWPIDKFQDTEFELSTAMKSTGEAMSIGRTFPESLLKALRSSEYNPAADFNDIDDAELETEYLEKPTPDRPYAMFEAFCRGYTVEEVVDITDIKAWYVERFKEVADAAEAAREGDYETAAQAGFTDQEITALAGGEFNDTHVSWLPADLDGDGGDEAEVEAATDGSGVTVDSVETDTTDRDFKLVDTCAGEFEATTPYYYSTRDPISGIDRNELQIDPDLESVVVVGGGPIRIGQGVEFDYCSVHAVRALEELGIDAHVVNNNPETVSTDYDTSDGLFFEPVTAEEVADVIEATNADGVMVQFGGQTSVDIGHPLEQELQRRDLDCEIMGTSVDAMDLAEDRDRFNKLMDELGIAQAEGGSATSKEEALDLAHDIGYPVLVRPSYVLGGRAMDVVYNDDDLETYIEEAVRVSPDKPILVDEFLADAVELDVDAVADEDDILIGGVMEHVETAGVHSGDSACMIPPRSQEIKAVMPRIREVVEDIADALDTVGLLNVQLAVRDGEVFVLEANPRSSRTVPFISKTAGVPIAKIAAKVMSGASLSDLDVQEQIPEQVSVKEVVLPFDRLPGSDPRLGPEMKSTGEVMGTAGSFGKAYQKAQMAVGKPIPLSGTAIVDLPILGFEEHFDVQDFDDYEDTDAIIEAIQSGEVDLVVSRNRDVLEACVEETVTYFSTRESAEAALEAINSADQPLAVQAIDERPKTQREWGSE; this comes from the coding sequence ATGACAGCGGACGAGGACCGTACCATCCTGCTCATCGGCAGCGGCCCGATAAAAATCGGCCAGGCGGCCGAGTTCGACTACTCCGGCGCACAGGCGTGTCGCGCCCTCCAGGAGGAGGGGGCCCGCGTCGTGCTCGTGAACTCGAACCCGGCGACGATTATGACCGACCCGGAGATGGCGGACAAGGTGTACCTCGAACCCATCAACACCGAAGCCATCTCGGAGATTATCCGGAAGGAGGACCCCGACGGGGTCATCGCCGGCCTGGGCGGCCAGACCGGTCTGAACGTCACGGCCGAACTCGCCGAAGAGGGCGTCCTCGACGAATTCGACGTGGACGTGATGGGGACGCCGCTCGACACCATCTACGCGACGGAGGACCGCGACCTGTTCAAACAGCGGATGGAGGACATCGGCGAACCGGTGCCCCGCTCGACGACCATCACGCTCGACGAGGGCGAGTCGGTCACCGACCTGGACGAGGAATCGCTGGTCGACCGCGTCGAGGCCGCCGTCGACGAGGTCGGCGGGCTCCCCGTCATCGCACGCACGACGTACACGCTGGGCGGCTCCGGCTCCGGCGTCGTCGACGAGATGGACGAACTCATCGAACGCGTCCGCAAGGGTCTGCGCCTCTCGCGCAACAACGAGGTGCTCATCACCGAGTCCATCTCCGGCTGGGTCGAACTCGAATACGAGGTGATGCGCGACGCCGACGACTCCTGTATCATCATCTGCAACATGGAGAACATCGACCCGATGGGCATCCACACCGGGGAGTCGACCGTCGTCACGCCCTCGCAGGTCATCCCCGACGAGGGCCACCAGGAGATGCGCGACTCCGCGCTGAAGGTCATCCGCGACCTGGGCATCCAGGGCGGCTGTAACATCCAGTTCGCCTGGCACGACGACGGCACCCCCGGCGGCGAGTACCGCGTCGTCGAGGTCAACCCCCGCGTCTCCCGCTCCTCGGCGCTGGCCTCGAAGGCGACCGGCTACCCCATCGCCCGCGTCACCGCGAAGGTCGCGCTCGGCAAGCGCCTCCACGAAATCGAGAACGAGATTACCGGCGAGACGACGGCGGCGTTCGAGCCGGCCATCGACTACGTCGTGACGAAGGTGCCACGCTGGCCCATCGACAAGTTCCAGGACACCGAGTTCGAGCTCTCGACGGCGATGAAATCGACCGGCGAGGCGATGTCCATCGGGCGGACCTTCCCCGAGAGCCTGCTGAAGGCGCTCCGCTCCTCGGAGTACAACCCGGCCGCGGACTTCAACGACATCGACGACGCGGAGCTGGAGACGGAGTACCTCGAAAAGCCGACGCCGGACCGCCCGTACGCGATGTTCGAGGCGTTCTGCCGCGGCTACACCGTCGAGGAAGTCGTCGACATCACCGACATCAAGGCGTGGTACGTCGAGCGGTTCAAGGAGGTCGCCGACGCCGCCGAGGCCGCCCGCGAGGGCGACTACGAGACGGCCGCACAGGCCGGCTTCACCGACCAGGAGATAACCGCGCTGGCCGGCGGCGAGTTCAACGACACGCACGTCTCCTGGCTCCCGGCCGACCTCGACGGGGACGGCGGCGACGAGGCGGAAGTCGAGGCTGCGACGGACGGCTCCGGCGTCACGGTGGACTCCGTCGAGACCGACACCACCGACCGCGACTTCAAGCTCGTCGACACCTGCGCCGGCGAGTTCGAGGCGACGACGCCGTACTACTACTCGACGCGCGACCCGATCTCGGGCATCGACCGCAACGAACTCCAGATAGACCCCGACCTGGAGAGCGTCGTCGTCGTCGGCGGCGGCCCCATCCGCATCGGACAGGGCGTGGAGTTCGACTACTGTTCGGTCCACGCCGTCCGCGCGCTGGAGGAACTGGGCATCGACGCCCACGTCGTCAACAACAACCCCGAGACGGTGTCGACCGACTACGACACCTCCGACGGCCTGTTCTTCGAGCCGGTCACCGCCGAGGAGGTCGCCGACGTCATCGAGGCGACCAACGCCGACGGCGTGATGGTCCAGTTCGGCGGCCAGACCTCCGTCGACATCGGCCACCCGCTCGAACAGGAACTGCAGCGCCGCGACCTCGACTGTGAGATTATGGGCACGTCCGTCGACGCGATGGACCTCGCCGAGGACCGCGACCGCTTCAACAAGCTGATGGACGAACTCGGCATCGCACAGGCCGAGGGCGGCTCCGCGACCTCCAAGGAAGAGGCCCTCGACCTGGCCCACGACATCGGCTACCCCGTCCTCGTGCGCCCGAGCTACGTGCTCGGCGGCCGCGCGATGGACGTGGTGTACAACGACGACGACCTCGAGACCTACATCGAGGAGGCCGTCCGCGTCTCGCCGGACAAGCCCATCCTCGTCGACGAGTTCCTCGCCGACGCCGTGGAACTGGACGTCGACGCCGTCGCCGACGAGGACGACATCCTCATCGGCGGCGTGATGGAACACGTCGAGACCGCCGGCGTCCACTCCGGTGACTCGGCCTGCATGATTCCGCCCCGCTCCCAGGAAATCAAGGCCGTGATGCCCCGCATCCGCGAGGTCGTCGAGGACATCGCCGACGCGCTCGACACGGTCGGCCTGCTGAACGTCCAGCTGGCGGTGCGTGACGGCGAGGTGTTCGTCCTCGAAGCGAACCCGCGCTCCTCGCGGACTGTGCCGTTCATCTCCAAGACCGCCGGCGTCCCAATCGCCAAAATCGCCGCCAAGGTGATGTCCGGCGCGTCGCTGTCCGACCTCGACGTCCAGGAGCAGATTCCCGAGCAGGTCTCTGTCAAGGAGGTCGTCCTGCCGTTCGACCGCCTGCCGGGCTCGGACCCGCGTCTCGGCCCGGAGATGAAGTCCACCGGCGAGGTCATGGGCACCGCCGGCTCCTTCGGCAAGGCCTACCAGAAGGCCCAGATGGCCGTCGGCAAGCCGATTCCGCTCTCCGGTACGGCCATCGTCGACCTGCCCATCCTCGGCTTCGAGGAGCACTTCGACGTGCAGGACTTCGACGACTACGAGGACACCGACGCCATCATCGAGGCCATCCAGAGCGGCGAGGTCGACCTCGTCGTCTCCCGTAACCGCGACGTGCTGGAGGCCTGCGTCGAGGAGACCGTGACGTACTTCTCGACCCGCGAGAGCGCCGAGGCGGCGCTGGAGGCTATCAACTCCGCCGACCAGCCACTCGCCGTCCAGGCCATCGACGAACGGCCAAAGACCCAGCGCGAGTGGGGCAGCGAGTAA
- the carA gene encoding glutamine-hydrolyzing carbamoyl-phosphate synthase small subunit — protein MADAYVALEGDRVIEARARAPGTARGELVFTTAYTGYEESLTDPSYEEQVLTFSYPLIGNYGVREERFESDRVHPRAAVAREMTDDVAEWLESEGVPAVDHLDTRDIVTEIRDEGAMKCGIAAGPDVTEQDALDELHECKHMSDHTDIGAQVSVDEVEVHNEGGDGATVALVDCGAKGSIVDSLVERDAEVHVFPYDASEDDVAAVDPDLLFISNGPGDPQNFEQAGDLVETYVGDVPLAGICLGQQVVANALGGETEKMEFGHRGVNQPVRDLRSNQVVMTTQNHGYTVADPGDKLDVTQVNVNDDTPEGLENDDLNIITRQYHPEANPGPHDSLGFFDDVLGMAGE, from the coding sequence ATGGCTGATGCATACGTGGCCCTGGAGGGTGACCGCGTCATCGAAGCGCGCGCTCGCGCTCCCGGCACCGCTCGCGGCGAACTGGTATTTACAACGGCGTACACCGGCTACGAGGAGAGTCTCACCGATCCGTCCTACGAGGAGCAGGTCCTGACGTTCTCGTACCCGCTCATCGGGAACTACGGCGTCCGGGAGGAGCGCTTCGAGTCCGACCGCGTGCACCCGCGTGCGGCCGTCGCCCGCGAGATGACCGACGACGTGGCCGAGTGGCTGGAATCCGAGGGCGTCCCCGCCGTCGACCACCTCGACACGCGCGACATCGTCACCGAAATCCGGGACGAGGGGGCGATGAAGTGCGGCATCGCCGCCGGCCCGGACGTGACCGAGCAGGACGCGCTCGACGAACTCCACGAGTGCAAGCACATGTCCGACCACACCGACATCGGCGCGCAGGTCTCCGTCGACGAGGTGGAGGTCCACAACGAGGGCGGCGACGGCGCGACGGTCGCGCTCGTCGACTGCGGCGCGAAGGGCTCTATCGTCGACTCGCTGGTCGAACGCGACGCCGAAGTCCACGTCTTCCCGTACGACGCCAGCGAGGACGACGTGGCCGCCGTCGACCCGGACCTGCTGTTCATCTCGAACGGCCCAGGTGACCCCCAGAACTTCGAGCAGGCCGGCGACCTCGTCGAGACCTACGTCGGCGACGTGCCGCTCGCGGGCATCTGCCTCGGCCAGCAGGTCGTCGCCAACGCGCTCGGCGGCGAGACCGAGAAGATGGAGTTCGGCCACCGCGGCGTCAATCAGCCCGTCCGCGACCTGCGCTCGAACCAGGTCGTGATGACGACCCAGAACCACGGCTACACCGTCGCCGACCCCGGCGACAAACTGGACGTGACCCAGGTCAACGTCAACGACGATACGCCGGAGGGACTGGAGAACGACGACCTGAACATCATCACGCGCCAGTACCACCCCGAGGCCAACCCCGGTCCGCACGACTCGCTGGGCTTCTTCGACGACGTGCTGGGGATGGCTGGAGAGTAG
- a CDS encoding Lrp/AsnC family transcriptional regulator, with protein sequence MDDLDREILSILRRDARTPYTEIADRVGTSEGTVRNRVERLVDDGVIERFTVATRTGNVKAMIEVSVDVNVDTAEVSDRIAEWQEVDFVWQVSGEEDIVVVVDAADTDAVNELITQARELEEVVGTKTRLILNERVG encoded by the coding sequence ATGGACGACCTCGACAGAGAGATACTCTCGATACTCCGCCGGGACGCTCGGACCCCGTACACGGAAATCGCAGACCGAGTCGGAACGTCGGAAGGGACCGTACGGAACCGCGTCGAGCGCCTCGTCGACGACGGCGTCATCGAGCGCTTCACCGTCGCGACGCGGACCGGCAACGTGAAAGCGATGATCGAGGTCAGCGTCGACGTGAACGTCGACACCGCCGAGGTCTCGGACCGCATCGCCGAGTGGCAGGAGGTCGACTTCGTCTGGCAGGTCTCCGGGGAGGAGGACATCGTCGTCGTCGTCGACGCGGCCGACACCGACGCCGTCAACGAACTCATCACCCAGGCGCGTGAACTGGAGGAGGTCGTGGGCACGAAGACGAGGTTGATTCTGAACGAGCGCGTCGGGTGA